A single genomic interval of Euwallacea similis isolate ESF13 chromosome 2, ESF131.1, whole genome shotgun sequence harbors:
- the LOC136417476 gene encoding protein lethal(2)essential for life-like encodes MSLLPYFLDDPITYYPHRPSRILDQQFGLGLDMEDLLQPLHLNNRLITRTPAGYLRNWRANASAQDAGSTVSYDKDKFQANLDVQQFKPEEITVKVTGDNVLTIEGKHEEKADEHGYISRHFVRRYVLPKNYDIGRVDSKLSSDGVLTISAPIIEAKAVEHKPIPITQTGEPAKTQQVEMKK; translated from the coding sequence ATGTCTCTGTTGCCATATTTTCTAGATGATCCCATCACCTACTATCCTCATCGTCCATCCAGAATCCTGGACCAACAATTCGGGCTGGGCCTGGATATGGAGGACCTTCTGCAGCCTCTTCACTTGAACAATCGCCTCATCACCAGAACTCCTGCTGGATATCTTAGGAACTGGAGGGCAAATGCATCTGCTCAGGACGCTGGATCTACTGTCAGCTACGACAAAGACAAATTTCAGGCAAATTTGGACGTGCAGCAATTTAAGCCTGAGGAAATAACTGTTAAAGTAACCGGAGATAATGTGCTTACTATTGAGGGCAAACATGAGGAGAAGGCGGATGAGCATGGGTATATTTCCAGGCATTTTGTGAGGAGATATGTCTTGCCCAAGAATTATGATATTGGGAGAGTGGATTCCAAGTTGTCTTCTGATGGAGTGTTGACTATTAGTGCACCTATAATTGAAGCTAAGGCTGTGGAGCATAAGCCGATTCCAATTACTCAAACCGGAGAGCCCGCTAAGACTCAGCAGGTTgagatgaaaaaataa
- the LOC136418061 gene encoding protein lethal(2)essential for life-like, protein MEFFLPFFIDQPVCPVLATSSRLLDQHFGNGLDQEDLRPPVNPNRKELSRTPAGYLRRWRSRNSSNDAGSTLVVDKEKFQANLDVQQFKSEELSVRLTEDSVLTIEGKHEEKQDEHGYISRHFVRRYLVPKGYDVGRIESKLSSDGILSIIIPAEEVKMVEHKSIPVEQTEKSVKQVNEQKN, encoded by the coding sequence ATGGAGTTCTTCCTGCCATTCTTCATAGACCAACCCGTCTGCCCAGTACTAGCCACCTCTTCAAGACTCCTGGACCAGCACTTCGGCAATGGATTAGACCAAGAAGACCTCCGACCCCCAGTGAACCCCAATAGGAAAGAACTTAGCAGGACTCCTGCTGGATATCTCAGAAGATGGCGATCCAGAAATTCTTCCAATGATGCTGGCTCTACGTTAGTTGTGGACAAGGAGAAGTTCCAGGCTAATTTGGATGTGCAGCAATTCAAATCTGAAGAACTTTCAGTGAGACTTACTGAAGATAGTGTGCTTACGATTGAAGGGAAACATGAGGAGAAGCAGGATGAGCATGGGTACATTTCCAGGCATTTTGTGAGAAGGTATCTGGTGCCTAAGGGGTATGATGTAGGGAGGATTGAGTCTAAGCTGTCTTCAGACGGGATATTGTCTATTATTATACCTGCAGAGGAGGTGAAGATGGTTGAGCATAAAAGCATTCCGGTGGAGCAAACGGAGAAGTCAGTCAAGCAAGTTAATGAACAGAAGAATTAG
- the LOC136419296 gene encoding uncharacterized protein produces the protein MFSYLMQTSLVFLLAFLIAHARKPPGYVAPPQEYDPNPPKYEYGYRIEENKITHGKDEQRNGIYAQGRYYVENGTQSSQSVKYFADEWGYHPVVEYGHVGPYSKTSTNFVLGEEAIKLKNNQKSIPEGPNDPGKAVNLANNADPTPTSTEENYPKHLPPWLTIPSLLSNEPPNIDDLPSGINFDVNQQLQNRDLTIEDPKQQPIFYYIQPSSGKLQNVESLPQPQALVQNSEVPNSIVETAALLKRPNNAIIYHHNFGNRLNPKFQNKLVDSTKNLVSGADVLNINAAVDQGIETSTLHDLLHQYITPTIVSSTTPTSISPCSSLLSDPIVVADSTLAPKPQRDEILVTPRPVSSKFLAPITAGVQLQHIEEQQSEDSKTIEIQKKATLEVEVQKTIPHYLGMYEYPLGYDGGENGTNVEGKAVQNIELGKTLLYFPSGGADVKANLKHQQVSLLPQRPARTLTNSGAYLLQIPGLFSKQKYSTLVQNYHPSGLDHTFLRTPSTAGLLSYAPHNAQYFPTYQAKNYPQKLRKLNLLVLPRANVANLPPITRNPHDLHNTWHSNVKLNNGYLPPFEGNDYKGGASNKNEQYIGLSPPKTVPLEIKQRTARAYFDEKSVRMEYGFKPPLIPSIEIDEYGRPIGKGD, from the exons ATGTTTAGTTATTTGATGCAG ACCTCGTTAGTCTTTTTACTAGCATTCCTTATTGCACACGCTAGGAAACCCCCTGGATATGTAGCTCCACCCCAAGAATACGACCCT AATCCACCAAAATATGAGTATGGATACAGGATTGAAGAGAATAAAATCACTCATGGAAAGGATGAGCAGAGAAACGGGATTTATGCCCAAGGAAG atATTACGTGGAAAATGGAACTCAGTCCAGTCAATCGGTCAAATATTTCGCAGATGAATGGGGATATCACCCAGTGGTGGAATATGGACATGTGGGGCCGTATAGCAAAACATCCACTAACTTCGTTCTAGGAGAAGAGgccattaaattgaaaaataatcag AAATCCATTCCTGAAGGCCCAAATGATCCAGGCAAAGCCGTAAACTTAGCTAACAATGCAGATCCGACTCCAACATCCACCGAAGAAAACTATCCGAAACACCTGCCGCCGTGGCTCACAATACCTAGTCTTCTAAGCAACGAACCTCCTAATATTGATGATTTACCTTCAGGGATAAACTTTGACGTGAACCAACAGCTGCAAAACAGAGACTTAACGATCGAAGACCCAAAGCAGCAacccatattttattacatccAGCCCTCATcaggaaaattacaaaatgttgAGAGTTTGCCACAGCCCCAAGCTCTAGTCCAAAACTCTGAAGTCCCCAATTCCATAGTAGAGACTGCAGCATTGCTTAAAAGACCTAACAATGCTATTATTTACCACCACAATTTTGGCAATAGACTAAAtcccaaatttcaaaacaaattggTTGATTCAACTAAAAACTTAGTTTCCGGGGCTGACGTGCTCAACATCAACGCAGCTGTCGATCAGGGAATAGAAACGAGCACTCTTCACGATTTGCTGCATCAATATATAACTCCTACTATAGTCTCATCGACCACTCCAACTTCCATTAGCCCTTGTTCAAGCCTTCTAAGCGACCCTATCGTGGTAGCTGACTCAACACTAGCACCTAAGCCTCAGCGGGACGAAATTTTAGTTACTCCTAGACCCGTAAGCTCCAAATTCCTGGCCCCGATTACAGCAGGAGTCCAGCTGCAGCATATAGAAGAGCAGCAGTCTGAAGACTCTAAGACCATAGAAATTCAGAAGAAGGCTACTTTGGAGGTGGAGGTGCAGAAGACTATTCCTCATTATTTGGGGATGTACGAGTACCCGCTAGGGTACGATGGGGGCGAGAATGGGACTAACGTGGAAGGGAAGGCTGTCCAGAATATTGAGCTAGGGAAAACGTTGTTGTATTTTCCTTCTGGGGGGGCTGATGTAAAAGCAAATTTGAAGCATCAACAAGTGTCCTTATTACCTCAAAGACCAGCACGAACGCTTACCAACTCAGGTGCCTATTTGCTGCAAATCCCGGGGTTATTTAGCAAGCAAAAGTATAGCACCTTAGTTCAAAACTACCACCCCTCGGGACTGGACCACACTTTCCTCAGAACTCCCTCGACTGCAGGTTTACTTTCCTATGCCCCACATAATGCTCAGTATTTTCCTACTTACCAGGCCAAAAATTATCCGCAAAAGCTTCGAAAACTGAATCTTCTAGTTCTCCCTAGAGCCAACGTTGCCAACTTACCCCCAATCACTCGAAACCCGCACGATCTTCATAATACATGGCACTCTAACGTTAAATTAAACAATGGATATCTCCCCCCCTTTGAGGGGAATGACTATAAAGGGGGGGCTTCAAACAAAAATGAGCAGTATATAGGGTTGTCGCCTCCGAAAACGGTGCCACTCGAAATTAAACAGAGGACGGCTAGGGCGTATTTTGATGAAAAGAGCGTTAGAATGGAATATGGGTTCAAGCCGCCCTTAATCCCCTCTATTGAAATTGATGAATATGGACGACCGATCGGAAAAGGCGACTGA